TGCCGAACGTCTTCGCCGACGCTACCGGAGCCGTACACGCCGAGGTCTTCACCAGCCACGCCCGTCTGTCCCAGAACGGCCCCGGCCAGTGGCTGCTGGACGCCGACGGCTCGGCCCTGGTGATCCACGCCAACGCCGACGACCACTCCAGCCAGCCGATCGGCGGCGCCGGTGAGCGCGTGGCCTGCGCTGTGATCAAGGCGCCGTAAGCGATTGAAGGATCAGGCCTTGGCGGCGCCCGCGCGCAAGCCGCGCTCCGCCAGGGCCACCGTCGCCACCCCGGCCATTGCGATGGCCACGCCGCTCAGGATTTGCGGCGTCAGCACGTCGCCCATGAACAGGCCGCCGATCAGGATCGACACCACCGGCGAGCCCAGCAGATAGGGCGTCACCCGCCCGGCCTCGCGCCGCTGCACCAACCAGAAGACCAGGCTGGTCGCGAACACCGAAGAAATCAGCCCCGCCCAGACCAGCGTGCCCCAGACCAGAGGCGTCGCCGCCTTGGCTGCCTCCCACTGCCCCGTCTCGAACACGGCCGACCCCAGGGTCAGGACCGGCAGGGCCATCAGAGCCAGAAGCCCCTGCATCTTCAGCGGCGGGATGGAGGTCGTCCGTCGCGCGATCACCGTCACCAGGGCCCAGGCCGAAGCCCCCGTCGCTCCCACCAGGATGGCCTTCCAGTCCTGCAAGGCATGAGCGTCCAGCGTCATCCACGCGACGCCCAGGAAGGCGATGACCAGGCCGGCCACCGCCCCCTTCGACAGCCGCTCGCCCAGCATGAGGAATGCGAACAGCGACGTCAGCGGAATCCACAGCTGGGTCGAGACCGTCACCGGACTGACGTCATGGGCCAGCCAGAAGGCCAGATAGATCAGGCCGTAGTGGATCGGACCGCCCACCAGGGCGATGATCAGCAGGCTCTTCCAGTTCGGAAACGGCGGCCGCACGAACCAGACCAGGCAGGCGGCGGCGATGGCGAAGCGCAGCGCCCCCGTCATCAGCGGCGGCAAGATTTCGGTCGCGACCTTGGCGGCGGCGTTGTTCACGCCCCAGATGACCAACACGGCCACAATGGCGGCGATTTCGAGCGGCGTCAGCGATTGCGAGGATCTGGACACGCCCCAATGCTTGCCACAAGGCGCGACGATTGGCCTCTCACGAAGCATGACCACAGGTTACCCTGACACGGCCCCTGCCCCGCCATGCCGAAACGGCTATAGAACGCCCGCCGCCGCACGGAGCCCCGCCATGAAGATGTCCGCCGTCCTGTTCGCCCTGGCCGCCCTGGCCCCCGGCCTCGCTGTCGTCGGACCCGCCGCCGCAGGGCCGACGGTCGTGGTCTCGCCCCAGCCCCTGCCGATCGACAGCGCCCGGCCGCGAGTCTTCCTGGGCGGCAGCATCGACATGGGCGGCGCGCCCGACTGGCAGGCGGCGCTGACGGCGGCGCTGGGCGACATGGACGTCACCATCCTGAATCCGCGCCGTCCGGACTGGAACCCCGCCTGGCGTCCCGAGGCCGACGAGCCCGAGTTCCGCCGCCAGGTCGAGTGGGAGCTGGCTGCGCTGGAAAGCGCCGACGTCATCGTCATGTATTTCGCGCCCGGCACGCAGAGCCCGATCAGCCTGTTGGAAATGGGCCTGCACGCACGCGGCGGAAAGCTGATCGTGCTGGCGCCCGAGGGCTTCTGGCGCAAGGGCAATGTCGACATCACCGCCCGCGTCTATGGCGTGCGCCAGGTGCAGGCCATGGACGAACTGACCGCCGCCGTCCGCCAGGCCCTGAGCAACGCCGCCGCGAAGGGCCGCTTCGCCCGCTAGAAGACGGGCTTGGCCACCATCAGCCA
The nucleotide sequence above comes from Brevundimonas naejangsanensis. Encoded proteins:
- a CDS encoding nucleoside 2-deoxyribosyltransferase domain-containing protein; this encodes MKMSAVLFALAALAPGLAVVGPAAAGPTVVVSPQPLPIDSARPRVFLGGSIDMGGAPDWQAALTAALGDMDVTILNPRRPDWNPAWRPEADEPEFRRQVEWELAALESADVIVMYFAPGTQSPISLLEMGLHARGGKLIVLAPEGFWRKGNVDITARVYGVRQVQAMDELTAAVRQALSNAAAKGRFAR
- a CDS encoding DMT family transporter — protein: MLRERPIVAPCGKHWGVSRSSQSLTPLEIAAIVAVLVIWGVNNAAAKVATEILPPLMTGALRFAIAAACLVWFVRPPFPNWKSLLIIALVGGPIHYGLIYLAFWLAHDVSPVTVSTQLWIPLTSLFAFLMLGERLSKGAVAGLVIAFLGVAWMTLDAHALQDWKAILVGATGASAWALVTVIARRTTSIPPLKMQGLLALMALPVLTLGSAVFETGQWEAAKAATPLVWGTLVWAGLISSVFATSLVFWLVQRREAGRVTPYLLGSPVVSILIGGLFMGDVLTPQILSGVAIAMAGVATVALAERGLRAGAAKA